In one Pyxidicoccus xibeiensis genomic region, the following are encoded:
- a CDS encoding type III secretion protein, translated as MNRRPHAFVAPLLALVLMTGCHIELQHELSEADANEIYVLLSKNGITAKKEKEEGGNEVRFMITVPKADAAQAAELLKLNSLPRPVEKGLSHFAKGSMVPTATEERAMLLKALAGEVSNALNQIDGVLEARAIVMIPENNDLTQPENKPMPSASVFIKYRLLDGGKSPITPEAVKQFASTAVPELKPDAVTVLMTQALPPAAETDSESRLQDVLGLRMTAASASQFKVMFAGAFALVLAMMGLTAWTFMRSGSSAPASRAGNGRPRARPPEA; from the coding sequence ATGAATCGCCGACCGCACGCGTTTGTCGCCCCGCTCCTCGCCCTCGTCCTCATGACGGGCTGCCACATCGAGCTGCAGCACGAGCTCAGCGAGGCGGACGCCAACGAAATCTACGTCCTGCTCAGCAAGAACGGCATCACCGCGAAGAAGGAGAAGGAGGAGGGCGGCAACGAAGTGCGGTTCATGATCACCGTGCCCAAGGCGGACGCGGCGCAGGCCGCGGAGCTGCTCAAGCTCAACTCGCTGCCGCGCCCGGTGGAGAAGGGCCTGTCCCACTTCGCCAAGGGCAGCATGGTGCCCACCGCCACCGAGGAGCGCGCCATGCTCCTCAAGGCGCTGGCGGGCGAGGTCTCCAACGCGCTCAATCAGATTGACGGCGTGCTCGAGGCGCGCGCCATCGTGATGATTCCGGAGAACAACGACCTGACGCAGCCGGAGAACAAGCCGATGCCGTCCGCGTCGGTGTTCATCAAGTACCGGCTCCTGGATGGCGGCAAGTCGCCCATCACCCCGGAGGCGGTGAAGCAGTTCGCCTCCACGGCGGTGCCGGAGCTGAAGCCGGACGCGGTGACGGTGCTGATGACGCAGGCCCTGCCGCCCGCGGCGGAGACGGACTCGGAGAGCCGGCTGCAGGACGTGCTGGGGCTGCGGATGACGGCGGCCAGCGCGAGCCAGTTCAAGGTGATGTTCGCCGGCGCCTTCGCGCTGGTGCTGGCGATGATGGGCCTGACGGCGTGGACGTTCATGCGCTCGGGCTCCAGCGCTCCGGCCTCGCGCGCCGGCAATGGACGTCCGCGCGCGCGGCCTCCGGAGGCCTGA